GGCAAGATCGAAGCTTTCGGCCAGCTGTCCTATTCCAATCAGAACCGGATGGTGCTTTCGGTCACCGACGCGCGCACGCCCGAGACGCGGCAGCGGCGCATCGACAAGGTGTTGGCCGAACTGGCCGGTTAAAGAAGGAAAGATTCCATGCGGTTCATGATGATCCACAAGGCCGATGCCAACACGGAATCCATGGGCCCGCCTCCGCCTGAGCTGATGGCGGCCCTCGGCCAGCTCATCGGCGAGTTCATGGCTGCGGGCAAGCTGGTTTCGAGCGAGGGGCTGATGCCGAGCGCAATGGGCGCACGGGTCGATGTCGGTGGCGGCAAGACGATCGTACGTGACGGCCCTTTTGCGGAAGCCAAGGAGCTGATCGGTGGCTTCGCCATCATTGATGTGGCCGACAAGGCGGAGGCGGTGGAGCTTGCCCGGCGTTGGATGCAGATCCATGCCGATGTGCTTGGTCCCGGCTATCGGGGCTCTGGCGAAGTACGGCAATTGTTCGAGCGGCCGGGAGCCTGATCGCTCCCGGCGTTTCACGTGAATCACCTTCAGATGGTCTTAAGGTACTCGGCGAGACGTTCGAGGCCCTGCGAAACGGTGTGGGCGAAGCCGCGCTCGACCTGGTGGTCGCGGTCGGCGATAGAGTTGAGCACCACAGAGGAATGGACGCGGGTCTTGCCGCCACCCAGGTCCTCGAAAAGGATGGTGGTCACCATGAAGGGCGGAGCCAGGCTTTCGAGGTTGCCGTCGTAGTTGCCAGGGGCATCGCGATAGACCACGCGCTCGGGTGGTGAGATTTCGAGATAGGCGCTGGTGACCGGATAGCGATTGCCGTCCGGAAAGGCCATCACGTAGTGCCAGCGTCCGCCGACCCGCAGGTCGATCTTGCAGACGGGTGTCGTCGAGCCGTGCGGCCCCCAGAAATGCACGATGTGCACCGGGTCGGTGAAACATTTGAAGACCAGTTCGCGCGGTGCGTCGAACGTGCGATCGATGAGGATCACCGGCTCATCGGGCGGCAAGGTAATGGTGGCGGTCATGAGCGTTACTCCGCAATGAGGGGAGGCGGCGGGCTGGAGGCTGGCCCACCGCCGCGGCCTGGGGACGAGGCCCTCAGGCCTGTTTGGCGTCGAGGAAGGGCACGCTCAGCTCGACCATCTCGGGCAGCATGAAGATCTGGTAATGGGTGACGCCAGGCAGCACAGCGAGCCGGTGTCTGGTCATGCCCGAACCGTCCCAGCCGCCATCGGCAATGCCGCCACCAAGGAGCTCGAAGAAATGAGCGGTATGCGCCAGGCGAACGCTGTCGGCGTCGCCGACCACCAGCATGACCGGATTGGTGATGGTCTTGACCTCTTCGGACCAATCATAGTCGCTGCCCATGAATTGACCCATCTTGGTCAGCAGCACCGGCCAGTCCTCGACGCGGGGCGCGATCGCGGCATAGAGCTGATACATCGGGGTGTTCTTCATGGCCTCGGCGGCGGCCGCGCCCAATTGGCCCATGCCCTGTCGATTGGCCTCGGTCCAGCCGGACTGGCCATAGGGGGTCGATACCAGCACGATTCGTCCGAAGGCTTCGCCGTGGTCGATCGCGGCACGCAGCGCAACGCCGCCACCCATCGAATAGCCGAAGAGATCGGGCTTATCGAGCTTGAGGTAGGCGGCTAGCTTGGCGATGTCGTCGGCCATCGCCTCGTAGCTCATGGGGCGGTCGGTATTGGCGGTGCGGCCATGGCCCTGGAGGTCGACGCCGATCACCTGCCGGGTGGCGGCGAGCTGGTCGAGGATGGGGCCGAACATGTCGTGAGCGCCCAGCCCGCCATGCAGCACGATCAGGGGGCGACCGGTGCCGCGGACGTCGTAATAGAGCTCCTGGCCGTTGATCGGCGCGAGGCCCGACGATTTCTTGTCCATTTCAATAGTCCTGGTTTGCGTATTGGCTTGAACCGCCCGGGCCAAGGCCGGGGCAATGAAGGTGGCGGCAGTCGCCGCCAGGAAGGCGCGCCTGAACATCGTCGTTCTCCGCATTTCCGATGGAATCAGTTGGTGGCAACCAGGGTGCCCAGGTAGGCATCCATGCGGTTGTAGCTTTCGCGGGCGCCACCTTCCATGCCGGTGGCGACAAAGGCGTCGCGATCGGCGACCGAGTCGAGCCGGCTGGTGCTGGTGAGCACGGTGCGCCCGTCGATCTCCTCGAGGCGGTGGCTTTCAACGATCAGCTTGTCTTCGTACATGCCTTCCATGCCGAAGGTGTTGACCAGCTTTTCGTGCGGTTCCACCTCCAGATACGTGCCGAGAAAGACGATGCGCCTGCCATCGGGCATGACCTGGGCGAAGCGCCAGGTGCCGCCGGGGCGGGCATCGAGTTTTTCGACAGTGGTCTTGGCTTTGGACCATCCCCACCAGTGCGGGATGTGCTGGGCTTCCGTCATGACCTTCCACACAAGGATGCGCGGTGCGTTGAAGGTGCGGGTCATGATGATCAGGGGTTCGTCAGCGGGCGTTGTAACGGTCAGATCGTCCATTTCTCTTTCCCTTTTCACAAGTCGCAGATAGTCGCTAAGGCGATCCAGGCTCTCCGCCCAGATGCGCCGGTAAACGTCCAACCAGCCTGCCAATCCGTGGCCGGCGGAGGGGTGGGAGAGTTCGCGTTCGCGCCTGCGGCGCTCGGCGTAGTGGCGGAAGGAGACGATCTTGCCTTTGTCCATCGTTGCCTCCCGCCTTCGGCTCAGTTCGGGTTGCCGTCCGGGTCGCCCGATTGCAGCCGTGCGAGGTAGGCGTCGAGCCGATCCATGCTTTCTTCCCAGTGCTTGCGGTAGTCCTCGAGCCAGGTCGAAACGTCCATGAGCGGAGCCGCCTCGAGCCGGCAGGGTCGCCACTGGGCTTCCTTGCCGCGCGAGATGAGACCGGCGCCTTCGAGGACCTTCAGGTGTTTGGAGACAGCGGCCAGGCTCATGTCATAGGGCTCGGCCAGTTCCTTGACCGTGGCTTCGCCGAGCGAGAGGCGGGCAAGAATGCCGCGACGCGTGGGGTCGGCGAGGGCTGAGAGCGTGAGGCTGAGCTTGTCGGTAGCCATTTTGTATTCAACCAAGTAGTTGATAACTTATTGGTTGAATACGCCCGGTGATACGACGAGTCAAGCGCTGATTGCGTGATGGCTGCCCACGGAACTCTCGGGCGCGGGTTGGACTTTTGAGAAAAAGCGAAAAAAATCACCGCGCGATGTCGATCCGGCTGCGGTCCGTTCGTCGTGATGGTGAAGGCAAGGGCCTTGAGCCTTTGCACCCAGGTCAACCAGAGGAGAAAAGCAATGCGTTTCATGGTTATCCGCAAGGCGGACGAGGAAACCGAAGCCGGCGTGCTGCCCACCACCGAACTCATCCAGGCGATGGGCGACTACATGGAAGCGGCGGTCAAGGCCGGCATCATGGTGAGCGGGGACGGCCTGCATCCGAGTTCGAAAGCGGCCCGCGTCAAGTTCAACGACGGCAGCCCCAAGGTCATCGATGGTCCCTTCGCAGAAGCCAAGGAACTGGTCGGTGGCTATTCGATCATCGAGGTGCCCTCGATGCAGGCCGCGATCGACTGGGTCAAGAAATGGCCCAGGGAAGACGGCCACGGCAATGTCGAGATCGATATCTTCCCGATTCTGACGGAAGACGATTTCGGCGATGCCTTCACCGCCGACCAGCGTGAGCGCGAGCGGCGCCTGCGTGAGGAAGAAGAGGCTCGGCACGGCTGAGTCGAACGCAGAAAGGAGTTCCCGAAATGCGTTTTATGGTCATCGTCAAATCCACGCCCGAAAGTGAAACGGGCGC
The sequence above is a segment of the Paradevosia shaoguanensis genome. Coding sequences within it:
- a CDS encoding YciI family protein, producing MRFMMIHKADANTESMGPPPPELMAALGQLIGEFMAAGKLVSSEGLMPSAMGARVDVGGGKTIVRDGPFAEAKELIGGFAIIDVADKAEAVELARRWMQIHADVLGPGYRGSGEVRQLFERPGA
- a CDS encoding SRPBCC domain-containing protein, whose product is MTATITLPPDEPVILIDRTFDAPRELVFKCFTDPVHIVHFWGPHGSTTPVCKIDLRVGGRWHYVMAFPDGNRYPVTSAYLEISPPERVVYRDAPGNYDGNLESLAPPFMVTTILFEDLGGGKTRVHSSVVLNSIADRDHQVERGFAHTVSQGLERLAEYLKTI
- a CDS encoding alpha/beta fold hydrolase is translated as MFRRAFLAATAATFIAPALARAVQANTQTRTIEMDKKSSGLAPINGQELYYDVRGTGRPLIVLHGGLGAHDMFGPILDQLAATRQVIGVDLQGHGRTANTDRPMSYEAMADDIAKLAAYLKLDKPDLFGYSMGGGVALRAAIDHGEAFGRIVLVSTPYGQSGWTEANRQGMGQLGAAAAEAMKNTPMYQLYAAIAPRVEDWPVLLTKMGQFMGSDYDWSEEVKTITNPVMLVVGDADSVRLAHTAHFFELLGGGIADGGWDGSGMTRHRLAVLPGVTHYQIFMLPEMVELSVPFLDAKQA
- a CDS encoding SRPBCC domain-containing protein, whose translation is MDKGKIVSFRHYAERRRRERELSHPSAGHGLAGWLDVYRRIWAESLDRLSDYLRLVKREREMDDLTVTTPADEPLIIMTRTFNAPRILVWKVMTEAQHIPHWWGWSKAKTTVEKLDARPGGTWRFAQVMPDGRRIVFLGTYLEVEPHEKLVNTFGMEGMYEDKLIVESHRLEEIDGRTVLTSTSRLDSVADRDAFVATGMEGGARESYNRMDAYLGTLVATN
- a CDS encoding ArsR/SmtB family transcription factor, with the translated sequence MATDKLSLTLSALADPTRRGILARLSLGEATVKELAEPYDMSLAAVSKHLKVLEGAGLISRGKEAQWRPCRLEAAPLMDVSTWLEDYRKHWEESMDRLDAYLARLQSGDPDGNPN
- a CDS encoding YciI family protein, producing MRFMVIRKADEETEAGVLPTTELIQAMGDYMEAAVKAGIMVSGDGLHPSSKAARVKFNDGSPKVIDGPFAEAKELVGGYSIIEVPSMQAAIDWVKKWPREDGHGNVEIDIFPILTEDDFGDAFTADQRERERRLREEEEARHG